A genomic stretch from Shewanella woodyi ATCC 51908 includes:
- the ftsZ gene encoding cell division protein FtsZ, producing the protein MFEIMDSHTDEAVIKVIGVGGGGGNAIEHMVKHNIEGVEFVATNTDAQALRKSSAGSTIQLGRDITKGLGAGANPEIGRLAAEEDKENIRNAIKGSDMIFIAAGMGGGTGTGAAPVVAEVAREEGILTVAVVTKPFPFEGKKRMSYADQGIEQLAKHVDSLITIPNEKLLKVLGRGTSLLDAFAAANNVLLGAVQGIAELITRPGLINVDFADVKTVMSEMGNAMMGTGVASGEDRAEEAAEAAVASPLLEDIDLAGARGVLVNITAGMDMSIEEFETVGNHVKAYASDNATVVVGAVIDPEMSDELRVTVVATGIGAEKKPDIQLVAKPAPRPEPTVAPEPRVEVTEEVLNQSVAAVGNVAPAAVQPAPTLAPKNEADYLDIPAFLRKQAD; encoded by the coding sequence ATGTTTGAGATCATGGATAGTCATACTGATGAAGCGGTGATCAAGGTCATCGGAGTTGGTGGTGGCGGTGGTAATGCCATCGAGCATATGGTTAAACACAACATCGAAGGTGTTGAGTTTGTTGCAACGAATACTGATGCTCAAGCATTAAGAAAGTCGTCTGCAGGATCGACCATCCAACTAGGGCGCGACATCACCAAAGGTTTAGGTGCTGGAGCAAACCCAGAGATTGGCCGTCTAGCGGCTGAAGAGGATAAAGAAAATATCCGTAATGCAATCAAAGGATCTGACATGATCTTTATTGCTGCGGGTATGGGTGGTGGTACCGGTACTGGTGCTGCGCCTGTTGTCGCGGAAGTGGCGAGAGAGGAGGGGATTTTAACCGTTGCTGTTGTCACAAAGCCGTTTCCTTTCGAAGGCAAAAAGCGTATGTCTTATGCTGACCAAGGGATAGAACAGCTAGCAAAGCATGTGGATTCTTTGATCACCATTCCAAATGAAAAACTGCTAAAAGTATTGGGTCGTGGAACCTCACTGCTTGATGCATTTGCTGCGGCAAACAATGTTTTGTTAGGCGCTGTACAGGGTATTGCAGAACTTATCACACGTCCTGGTTTGATTAACGTCGATTTCGCCGATGTTAAAACAGTGATGTCTGAGATGGGTAATGCCATGATGGGAACTGGTGTTGCAAGCGGTGAAGATCGTGCTGAAGAAGCGGCAGAAGCGGCTGTAGCAAGTCCATTGCTTGAAGATATCGATCTGGCTGGAGCGCGAGGCGTGCTTGTGAATATCACTGCCGGCATGGATATGAGCATCGAAGAGTTTGAGACCGTGGGTAACCATGTTAAAGCTTATGCTTCAGATAATGCGACGGTTGTTGTTGGTGCGGTTATCGACCCTGAAATGAGCGATGAGCTACGTGTAACGGTTGTTGCTACAGGTATCGGTGCTGAGAAGAAGCCGGATATTCAGCTTGTTGCAAAGCCTGCTCCACGTCCAGAGCCAACAGTAGCTCCAGAGCCACGTGTTGAAGTTACAGAAGAGGTGCTAAACCAGTCTGTTGCTGCGGTGGGTAATGTTGCTCCTGCTGCTGTACAGCCTGCGCCAACTTTAGCACCAAAGAATGAAGCTGATTACTTGGATATTCCAGCATTTCTGCGCAAACAAGCTGATTAA
- the ftsA gene encoding cell division protein FtsA: MTKNQDRNLIVGLDIGTSKVAVIIGEVLPDGEISVVGLGNHQSRGMDKGGVNDLDSIVRSVQRALDQAELMADCQVSSVYLGISGKHISCQNENGMVSINDEEVTQDDVDNVIHTARSVKIPTERRILHVLPQEYAIDVQDGIKSPIGMSGMRMEAKVHIVTCANDMAKNITKSVERCGLKVDDLVFSAIASADSVLTNDEKDLGVCLVDIGGGTTDLAVYTNGALRHCAVVPVAGNQVTNDIAKIFRTPLSHAEQIKVQYASARSSMVSREDSIEVPSVGGRPSRSMSRHTLAEVVEPRYQELFELVLQELRDSGLEDQVAAGIVITGGTASIEGAVDVAEATFGMPVRVASPLPVKGLFEYVDQPIYSTGVGLLHYGARRVVERQFERPERQGVTSLWNRVQSWFKGEF; encoded by the coding sequence ATGACCAAGAATCAAGATAGAAATCTGATCGTTGGATTGGACATAGGAACCTCTAAGGTTGCTGTGATCATAGGTGAAGTGCTGCCTGATGGTGAGATCAGTGTTGTCGGATTAGGAAATCATCAATCCAGAGGCATGGATAAAGGTGGTGTAAATGATCTTGATTCCATTGTGCGCAGTGTTCAGCGAGCGTTGGATCAAGCTGAGCTGATGGCAGATTGCCAAGTTTCATCTGTGTACTTAGGGATCTCAGGAAAGCATATCAGTTGTCAAAACGAAAACGGCATGGTCTCCATCAATGATGAAGAGGTGACTCAGGACGACGTTGACAATGTGATACACACTGCACGCTCGGTAAAGATACCGACAGAGCGCCGCATTTTACATGTACTTCCACAGGAGTACGCAATCGATGTGCAAGATGGCATAAAAAGCCCAATCGGCATGTCTGGTATGCGGATGGAAGCTAAGGTGCATATCGTCACTTGTGCTAACGATATGGCAAAGAATATTACTAAGAGTGTCGAGCGTTGTGGTTTGAAAGTGGATGATCTCGTGTTCTCCGCTATCGCATCGGCAGACTCAGTGTTGACTAATGATGAGAAAGATCTTGGGGTCTGTTTAGTTGATATCGGTGGCGGCACGACAGATTTAGCTGTTTATACCAACGGGGCTTTGCGTCACTGTGCTGTGGTACCTGTTGCAGGTAATCAGGTGACGAACGATATCGCCAAGATTTTCCGGACGCCGCTATCTCACGCTGAGCAGATCAAGGTTCAGTATGCCAGTGCGCGCAGCTCGATGGTAAGTCGAGAAGACAGCATTGAGGTGCCTTCTGTTGGTGGGCGCCCGTCGAGAAGTATGTCCAGACATACCTTGGCAGAGGTCGTTGAGCCTAGATACCAGGAGTTATTTGAGCTGGTGTTGCAGGAGTTAAGAGACTCAGGATTAGAAGATCAAGTTGCCGCCGGTATTGTTATTACTGGTGGTACTGCGTCGATTGAGGGAGCGGTAGATGTAGCGGAGGCAACCTTTGGGATGCCTGTACGAGTCGCATCACCACTGCCAGTAAAAGGATTATTTGAATATGTGGATCAGCCTATCTACTCCACTGGAGTTGGGTTGTTGCACTATGGGGCGAGAAGGGTGGTTGAACGTCAGTTTGAGCGTCCAGAACGTCAAGGGGTTACCAGTCTTTGGAATCGGGTTCAAAGCTGGTTTAAAGGTGAGTTTTAA
- a CDS encoding cell division protein FtsQ/DivIB produces MSWVDVSQRWKLKLQQVDWYLCFGLLFLLFVLLGLSMAAWKLNLVVNDADALPIEAVAIKGERDKTSDEEIQAALRDLMQRSFFSADVNQVQAALEALPWVYQASVRREWPAKLKVYLVEQQVVAHWNGDAWLNIHGQVFDAPKRESVGTLPLLAGPEGQSKLVLTTFRQLSELLKINGFNLHSLSLSPRHAWHASLDNGIMLELGREDKMARIQRFINVYPTLEKQSKSVAKVDLRYDTGLAVGWKNAQEESH; encoded by the coding sequence GTGTCTTGGGTTGATGTTAGTCAAAGGTGGAAGCTTAAACTGCAGCAGGTCGATTGGTACTTGTGTTTTGGGCTGTTGTTTCTGCTCTTTGTGCTCTTAGGTCTTTCAATGGCGGCTTGGAAGCTAAACCTGGTTGTTAATGATGCAGATGCTTTGCCGATTGAAGCAGTAGCCATCAAGGGGGAACGTGATAAAACCTCAGATGAGGAGATACAGGCTGCCCTGCGTGACTTGATGCAACGTAGCTTCTTCTCTGCCGATGTGAATCAGGTTCAGGCTGCGCTAGAGGCACTGCCTTGGGTATATCAGGCTTCGGTGAGACGTGAGTGGCCAGCAAAGTTAAAGGTCTACCTCGTGGAGCAGCAGGTGGTTGCTCATTGGAATGGCGATGCTTGGCTCAATATTCATGGACAGGTATTCGACGCTCCTAAAAGAGAGAGTGTTGGCACTCTGCCCTTGCTAGCGGGACCTGAAGGTCAGTCGAAATTAGTGTTAACCACATTTCGTCAGCTAAGTGAGCTTTTAAAGATTAATGGCTTCAATTTACACAGTTTAAGTTTAAGCCCAAGACACGCTTGGCATGCATCACTGGATAACGGGATCATGCTTGAGTTGGGTCGAGAAGATAAGATGGCAAGGATACAGCGGTTTATCAACGTCTATCCCACGTTGGAAAAGCAATCAAAAAGTGTTGCTAAAGTTGATTTGCGTTACGACACCGGATTAGCCGTAGGTTGGAAAAATGCACAAGAAGAGAGCCACTAA
- the murC gene encoding UDP-N-acetylmuramate--L-alanine ligase, whose translation MGNDKEKYSKLRNIIPEMRRVKHIYFVGIGGAGMGGIAEVLVNEGYRLSGSDIAENAVTQRLASLGAKIHLGHKEEQVHGADVVVVSTAIHADNPELLEAQALRIPVVRRAEMLAELMRYRHGVAVAGTHGKTTTTSLIASVYGQAERDPTFVIGGLLNSAGTNARLGNSRYLIAEADESDASFLHLQPMVSVITNIEADHMDTYEGDFERLKSTFIDFLHNLPFYGIAVMCIDDPVVRELLPSVGRKIVTYGFSEDADVQALNFVQDGYRSRFTLRRTGVEDVEVMVNLPGEHNVLNALAAIAVASEDEIEDEAIIQALADFEGIGRRFEQLGCFDTDRGEVVLVDDYGHHPSEVAATIKAAKLGWPEKRLVMIYQPHRYSRTRDLYEDFVEVLSQVDCLLLLDVYSAGEAAIPGADSRALCRSIRLRGQLDPIFVADQEQLLTLLPDVLQEGDLLLTQGAGNIGALARQLAQNRLGFESTNNDSNRG comes from the coding sequence ATGGGTAACGATAAAGAGAAGTATTCAAAATTAAGAAACATCATTCCTGAGATGAGACGTGTTAAGCACATCTATTTTGTCGGGATTGGTGGTGCGGGCATGGGTGGCATAGCCGAAGTACTCGTCAATGAAGGTTATCGTTTATCAGGCTCTGATATCGCTGAAAATGCCGTTACGCAAAGACTGGCGTCGTTGGGAGCAAAGATTCATCTTGGTCATAAAGAGGAGCAGGTACATGGCGCCGATGTTGTTGTCGTCTCTACCGCTATTCATGCCGATAACCCTGAGTTATTAGAGGCACAGGCATTAAGAATACCTGTGGTTCGCCGGGCAGAGATGTTAGCAGAGCTGATGCGTTATCGTCACGGGGTGGCAGTTGCTGGAACCCATGGCAAAACGACCACAACCAGTTTAATTGCCAGTGTCTATGGTCAAGCTGAGCGAGATCCAACCTTTGTCATTGGTGGACTGTTAAACAGTGCGGGAACCAATGCCAGATTAGGTAATAGCCGCTACTTGATTGCGGAAGCTGATGAGAGTGATGCAAGTTTTCTCCATCTGCAACCCATGGTAAGCGTTATCACCAATATCGAAGCGGATCATATGGACACCTATGAGGGGGATTTTGAACGATTAAAGTCTACCTTCATCGATTTCCTCCATAACCTGCCATTTTATGGCATCGCGGTTATGTGTATTGACGATCCTGTTGTGCGTGAGCTTCTTCCTAGCGTGGGCCGCAAAATTGTGACCTACGGCTTTAGTGAAGATGCTGATGTTCAGGCGCTGAATTTTGTTCAGGATGGGTACCGTAGTCGTTTCACATTAAGAAGAACTGGTGTTGAAGATGTGGAAGTGATGGTGAACCTGCCTGGTGAGCATAATGTACTTAATGCTTTGGCTGCCATAGCTGTTGCCAGTGAAGATGAGATTGAAGACGAAGCAATTATTCAGGCGCTGGCCGATTTCGAAGGAATTGGTCGTCGATTCGAGCAGCTTGGCTGTTTCGATACCGATAGAGGTGAAGTGGTTTTAGTTGATGATTATGGCCATCACCCCAGTGAGGTGGCGGCGACAATTAAAGCGGCGAAACTGGGTTGGCCTGAAAAGCGTTTAGTGATGATCTATCAGCCCCATCGCTATAGCAGAACTCGCGATCTCTATGAAGACTTTGTTGAAGTGCTGTCGCAAGTCGATTGTTTATTGCTGCTCGATGTTTATTCTGCTGGAGAAGCTGCAATACCAGGAGCTGACAGCCGAGCCCTGTGCCGCTCTATCCGTCTACGAGGTCAACTAGATCCTATCTTTGTGGCAGATCAAGAGCAGTTGCTGACCTTGCTACCGGATGTACTGCAGGAGGGGGATCTCCTGTTGACTCAAGGCGCCGGAAATATCGGTGCATTAGCAAGGCAGTTAGCCCAGAACAGATTAGGTTTTGAATCAACAAACAATGATTCGAATAGGGGATAA
- the murG gene encoding undecaprenyldiphospho-muramoylpentapeptide beta-N-acetylglucosaminyltransferase: MTNVSDEKRILIMAGGTGGHVFPALAVAKYLSKQGWKVRWLGTAERMEARLVPQHGFDIDFIDIKGVRGNGVVRKLAAPFKVLRSITQARVVIKEFQPDVVLGMGGFASGPGGVAARLSGIPLVLHEQNAIPGMTNKILSRIASQVLCAFEDTFDQVQAEVVGNPIREELIALGQTPKDAGAKESLKVLVVGGSLGAKVFNDLMPTVTADMSKTHLITVWHQVGKGNLQSVKGEYQRLGLDGSVSVAEFIDDMEAAYRWADVVLCRSGALTVSELAAIGLPSLLVPYPHAVDDHQTKNAQVLVKAGGAFLLPQPILDIDKLIGKLQILSSDRDELDQMGQRAKSVGVIDATQKVADVCIRLAGKS; the protein is encoded by the coding sequence ATGACGAATGTCAGTGACGAAAAACGCATTTTGATTATGGCTGGCGGTACCGGGGGACATGTATTCCCTGCGTTAGCCGTTGCTAAGTACCTAAGTAAGCAGGGCTGGAAAGTTCGCTGGTTAGGTACAGCAGAGCGTATGGAAGCGCGTTTAGTTCCTCAGCATGGTTTCGATATCGATTTTATCGATATTAAAGGTGTTAGAGGTAATGGTGTTGTACGTAAATTGGCAGCGCCATTTAAGGTGCTACGCTCAATTACGCAGGCGCGGGTGGTCATTAAAGAGTTTCAGCCTGATGTGGTGTTAGGCATGGGCGGCTTTGCAAGTGGCCCAGGTGGTGTTGCTGCGAGATTGTCCGGGATACCTTTGGTACTGCATGAGCAAAATGCGATCCCTGGGATGACGAATAAGATCTTATCCCGTATCGCTTCTCAGGTGCTATGTGCTTTTGAAGATACGTTTGATCAGGTTCAGGCTGAAGTGGTCGGTAACCCGATCAGAGAGGAGCTGATCGCTTTAGGTCAAACCCCTAAAGATGCAGGGGCTAAAGAGTCCTTAAAAGTGTTAGTGGTTGGTGGCAGCTTAGGTGCCAAAGTCTTCAATGATCTGATGCCGACAGTGACAGCAGATATGAGCAAGACACATCTCATTACGGTGTGGCACCAGGTGGGCAAAGGAAACTTGCAGTCAGTAAAAGGTGAATATCAGCGTTTAGGATTAGACGGTAGCGTGAGTGTTGCCGAGTTTATTGATGATATGGAAGCGGCGTATCGATGGGCGGATGTTGTTTTGTGTCGCTCAGGAGCATTAACCGTTTCTGAGTTGGCGGCAATTGGCCTGCCAAGCTTATTGGTTCCTTATCCACATGCGGTGGATGATCATCAAACTAAAAACGCGCAAGTATTAGTGAAGGCTGGGGGAGCGTTTTTGCTGCCGCAACCAATTTTAGATATAGATAAGCTGATCGGGAAGTTGCAGATCTTATCGTCTGACAGAGATGAGTTAGATCAGATGGGCCAACGTGCAAAAAGTGTTGGCGTGATTGATGCGACCCAAAAAGTCGCCGATGTCTGCATTCGATTAGCGGGAAAGAGTTGA
- the ftsW gene encoding cell division protein FtsW yields the protein MRSDERQLNLFGTSVTWSWPNLFKENEAPGLQLYDRTLLISVIGLICFGFVMVMSASMPEAQSLKGNPYHFVMRHLVFIIGSVIIAAVVLRIPMAMWQRFSPIFLLIVGIMLVAVPFVGHTVNGATRWLVIGPLRIQVAELAKLAFAIYMAGYLVRRHQEIRENAKGFYKPIAVFAVYAILILMQPDLGTVVVLFVGTVGLLFLAGARLLDFFALILTGIMAFVALVLLEPYRMRRVTSFMDPWQDPFGSGYQLTQSLMAYGRGDWFGQGLGNSIQKLEYLPEAHTDFIFAVIGEELGFIGIIVVLTVLLFVALKAIKLGNLCIQIDKAFEGYLAYAIGIWFCFQTVVNVGASIGMLPTKGLTLPFISYGGSSLWVMTAAAMILIRIDHERRLSSIQAVQGKKS from the coding sequence ATGCGTAGTGACGAGCGACAACTCAATCTATTTGGCACTAGTGTCACTTGGAGTTGGCCGAATCTGTTTAAAGAGAATGAAGCGCCAGGTTTGCAGCTTTATGACAGAACCTTATTGATATCCGTCATTGGACTCATCTGTTTCGGTTTTGTCATGGTGATGTCGGCATCAATGCCTGAAGCACAAAGCTTGAAAGGGAATCCTTATCACTTTGTTATGCGGCATCTCGTTTTTATCATTGGTAGCGTTATTATTGCTGCTGTTGTGCTCCGGATCCCCATGGCAATGTGGCAGAGGTTTAGTCCTATATTCCTGTTGATAGTCGGGATCATGTTAGTGGCTGTACCTTTTGTGGGTCATACCGTTAATGGGGCCACACGCTGGTTGGTTATTGGCCCATTAAGAATTCAGGTCGCTGAATTGGCTAAGCTAGCATTTGCAATCTACATGGCTGGCTATTTGGTGAGGCGTCATCAGGAGATACGAGAAAATGCCAAAGGCTTTTATAAGCCGATAGCTGTGTTTGCTGTCTATGCCATATTGATTTTGATGCAGCCAGATTTAGGCACCGTGGTTGTGCTGTTTGTGGGTACAGTTGGTTTGCTATTTTTGGCTGGTGCTAGATTGCTCGACTTCTTTGCTCTGATCTTGACGGGGATAATGGCGTTTGTTGCTTTGGTATTGCTTGAGCCATACCGGATGCGACGGGTGACCTCCTTTATGGATCCTTGGCAGGACCCATTTGGCAGCGGCTATCAGTTAACGCAATCTTTGATGGCCTATGGACGTGGTGACTGGTTTGGTCAGGGGTTGGGAAACAGTATTCAGAAGTTGGAATACCTGCCCGAAGCTCATACGGATTTTATCTTTGCCGTGATTGGTGAAGAGTTAGGTTTTATCGGCATTATTGTTGTGCTGACAGTACTGTTATTTGTTGCATTAAAGGCCATTAAACTGGGCAATCTATGCATTCAAATAGATAAGGCGTTTGAAGGCTACTTAGCCTACGCCATCGGTATCTGGTTTTGTTTTCAAACCGTCGTTAATGTTGGCGCCAGTATCGGAATGTTACCCACTAAAGGGTTAACTTTGCCTTTTATCAGTTATGGCGGCAGTAGTTTATGGGTGATGACCGCGGCGGCGATGATACTCATTCGAATCGATCATGAGCGCCGATTAAGCTCCATACAAGCAGTTCAGGGGAAGAAAAGTTAA
- the murD gene encoding UDP-N-acetylmuramoyl-L-alanine--D-glutamate ligase, with protein MENIKSHVVLGLGATGLSVVHYLHEQGITPLVMDSRHQPPGMDELKRLYPEVELLTGGFDCRYLVQASQIIISPGIAVDTPEIRAAIDMGIEVIGDVELFARAVKDREPCVIGITGSNGKSTVTTLVGEMARVAGLNYAVGGNIGVPALDLLREPRDLYILELSSFQLETTHSLNCIVATCLNISEDHMDRYTDLEAYRQAKLSLYCQSKRALFNREDELTEPKDPMNQNSFGLSAPFNDEWGVRDGKVVHGTTEIMNLLDVALVGSHNHANLLAAMALAYHAGVDKESMIQVATTFTGLAHRCELVAVHNGVSYVNDSKATNVGATVAALEGFSDHLGGIILIAGGDGKGADFQPLQQAIHGLSQLITLGKDGDKIAEFSEKAIRVSDMSEAVKTANELAEAGDIVLMSPACASLDMYKNFMARGEDFRAEVNALAGSSDA; from the coding sequence ATGGAAAATATTAAGTCACATGTAGTTTTAGGGCTGGGAGCAACTGGGCTTTCGGTTGTGCACTATCTGCATGAGCAGGGGATCACTCCTTTGGTGATGGATAGCCGTCATCAACCTCCAGGCATGGATGAACTCAAGCGTTTATATCCAGAGGTTGAGTTGCTGACTGGCGGTTTTGATTGTCGTTATCTCGTGCAAGCCAGTCAAATTATTATCAGTCCTGGTATTGCCGTTGATACGCCTGAGATCCGTGCGGCTATCGATATGGGTATTGAAGTTATTGGGGATGTGGAGTTATTTGCCCGAGCGGTTAAGGATAGAGAGCCCTGTGTAATAGGTATTACCGGTTCAAATGGTAAGTCTACAGTGACCACATTAGTTGGTGAGATGGCGAGGGTAGCAGGTCTCAACTATGCAGTTGGTGGCAATATCGGTGTTCCCGCACTCGATCTGCTTAGAGAGCCAAGAGATCTCTATATTCTAGAACTCTCTAGTTTCCAGCTCGAGACTACGCACAGTTTAAATTGCATCGTGGCGACCTGTCTCAATATTAGTGAAGATCATATGGATCGTTACACAGATCTTGAGGCTTACAGGCAAGCAAAACTGTCACTCTATTGCCAAAGTAAACGTGCGCTGTTTAATCGAGAAGATGAACTGACCGAGCCAAAAGATCCGATGAATCAAAATAGTTTTGGATTGTCGGCACCATTTAATGATGAGTGGGGTGTTCGTGATGGCAAGGTTGTGCATGGAACAACAGAGATCATGAACCTGCTTGATGTTGCGCTTGTTGGTAGCCATAACCATGCTAATCTGCTTGCCGCTATGGCACTGGCTTATCATGCCGGAGTCGATAAAGAATCGATGATACAGGTTGCGACGACCTTTACTGGTTTAGCACATCGATGTGAATTGGTGGCTGTTCATAATGGCGTCAGTTATGTCAACGACTCTAAGGCTACTAATGTCGGCGCAACTGTTGCTGCACTTGAAGGGTTTAGTGATCATCTTGGTGGCATTATTTTAATTGCGGGTGGAGATGGAAAAGGCGCTGATTTTCAGCCATTGCAGCAGGCTATTCATGGGCTTTCTCAACTGATCACATTAGGAAAAGATGGCGATAAAATTGCTGAGTTTTCTGAGAAAGCTATCCGAGTTAGCGATATGTCTGAGGCGGTAAAAACAGCGAATGAACTTGCCGAGGCTGGAGATATTGTATTGATGTCGCCTGCTTGTGCGAGCTTAGATATGTACAAAAACTTTATGGCTCGTGGCGAAGATTTCAGAGCAGAGGTGAATGCATTAGCTGGAAGCTCTGATGCGTAG
- the mraY gene encoding phospho-N-acetylmuramoyl-pentapeptide-transferase → MLVYLAEYLTQFYTGFNVFSYVTFRAILGLMTALMFSLWWGPKMIERLQMLQIGQIVRNDGPESHFSKRGTPTMGGILILAGVFISVLLWGDLGSRYVWVVLFVLASFGLIGFIDDYRKVVRKDTKGLIAKWKYILQSLAALVIAFYLYASADMTGETQLVVPFFKDIMPQLGGFFIVLAYFTIVGSSNAVNLTDGLDGLAIMPTVMVAAAFALIAYLSGHVQFANYLHLPYLPGAGELVIVCTAIVGAGLGFLWFNTYPAQVFMGDVGSLSLGAALGAIAVLVRQEILLVIMGGVFVMETVSVILQVGSYKLRGQRIFRMAPIHHHYELKGWPEPRVIVRFWIISLFLVLLGLATLKLR, encoded by the coding sequence ATGCTGGTCTATCTGGCGGAGTATTTAACCCAATTTTACACAGGGTTTAACGTTTTTTCCTATGTTACTTTCAGAGCTATCTTAGGCTTAATGACTGCACTTATGTTCAGTCTCTGGTGGGGCCCTAAGATGATTGAGCGTTTGCAGATGCTGCAGATTGGTCAAATCGTTCGTAACGACGGTCCTGAATCTCATTTTAGTAAGCGCGGTACGCCGACTATGGGAGGAATACTGATCCTTGCTGGTGTATTTATTAGCGTCTTGCTATGGGGCGATCTTGGCAGCCGATATGTCTGGGTTGTCCTGTTTGTTCTGGCAAGTTTTGGATTGATCGGCTTTATCGATGACTATCGTAAAGTGGTTCGTAAAGACACTAAAGGTTTGATTGCCAAGTGGAAGTATATTCTTCAGTCGTTGGCGGCATTGGTTATTGCTTTCTATCTTTATGCGTCGGCTGATATGACAGGTGAGACCCAGCTTGTGGTGCCTTTCTTTAAAGATATCATGCCTCAGCTTGGTGGTTTTTTCATTGTGTTGGCGTACTTTACCATTGTTGGTTCAAGCAACGCGGTGAACTTAACCGATGGCCTTGATGGCTTAGCTATCATGCCTACTGTCATGGTTGCAGCTGCCTTTGCATTAATCGCTTACCTCTCTGGTCATGTCCAGTTTGCTAACTACCTGCATCTTCCGTACTTGCCTGGTGCTGGTGAGCTCGTGATTGTTTGTACAGCGATAGTCGGTGCCGGTTTAGGTTTCCTCTGGTTTAACACCTACCCAGCTCAGGTCTTTATGGGGGATGTTGGTTCACTCTCTTTAGGCGCTGCATTAGGTGCAATTGCTGTTTTGGTTCGCCAAGAGATCTTATTAGTGATCATGGGGGGGGTCTTCGTGATGGAGACGGTATCTGTGATTTTACAGGTGGGCTCTTACAAGTTACGCGGACAACGGATATTTCGTATGGCGCCAATCCATCACCACTATGAGTTGAAGGGATGGCCAGAGCCAAGGGTGATTGTTCGTTTTTGGATTATCTCACTCTTTCTAGTCCTGCTTGGACTGGCTACGTTGAAATTAAGGTAA
- a CDS encoding UDP-N-acetylmuramoyl-tripeptide--D-alanyl-D-alanine ligase, with protein MIRLTLSLLSQRLNGRLIGSDTEILNVCSDSRSIPEKTLFVALKGEKFDGHDFAHLALENGASALLVSRELALDIPQLLVSDTQKAMGEIGAYLKELVQPKSVALTGSNGKTSVKEMVASILSQHHKVLYTAGNFNNEIGVPLTLLRLEGDEEYGVFELGANHLGEIDYTSSLVKPDVAMVNNVASAHLEGFGSLEGVAKAKSEIFNHLSADGIAVINLDDPFADVMRGAASQFTQLTFAIESQADVKASELVSDSLGRYRFTLNYLNSCESITLPLSGRHQVSNALAATAICLSLGLSLEEVLSGLKLVEPVKGRMLPHELGRVRIIDDSYNANPASVGAAIDWLQEIDGFRCLVLGDLGELGDNASLLHSELGEYAKKQGIDALFTLGELSENTAAAFGGQHQQELAPLVLCLINTINQLQGDVTVLVKGSRSAGMERVVEALKIAHGQGEFV; from the coding sequence ATGATCCGCTTAACCTTATCTCTGTTAAGTCAGCGACTCAATGGTCGTTTGATCGGCAGTGATACAGAGATACTAAATGTGTGCAGTGACAGCCGGAGTATTCCGGAGAAGACACTGTTTGTCGCCTTAAAAGGTGAGAAGTTTGATGGTCATGATTTTGCTCATTTAGCGCTAGAAAATGGTGCAAGTGCGCTGCTGGTGAGCCGTGAACTTGCTTTGGATATTCCCCAGCTTTTGGTCAGTGATACGCAAAAAGCGATGGGAGAGATAGGTGCCTATCTTAAGGAGCTTGTTCAGCCTAAGTCTGTCGCCTTGACGGGCTCGAACGGCAAAACCAGTGTGAAAGAGATGGTGGCGAGCATACTGTCACAGCATCATAAAGTGCTCTATACCGCTGGTAATTTCAATAATGAGATTGGTGTACCGCTGACTCTGCTTCGTTTAGAAGGTGATGAGGAATATGGGGTTTTTGAGTTAGGAGCAAATCATTTAGGTGAGATCGATTACACCTCCTCACTGGTGAAACCTGATGTCGCCATGGTGAATAATGTGGCATCGGCGCACCTTGAGGGCTTCGGTTCACTTGAAGGTGTTGCTAAGGCTAAATCGGAGATCTTTAATCACTTAAGTGCTGATGGAATAGCGGTGATCAATTTAGACGATCCCTTTGCTGATGTGATGCGTGGTGCGGCAAGTCAATTTACTCAGCTCACTTTTGCTATCGAGTCACAAGCTGATGTGAAGGCGAGTGAATTAGTGTCCGACTCATTAGGAAGATACAGATTTACACTGAACTATCTCAACAGTTGTGAGTCGATAACTCTGCCACTTTCAGGTCGCCATCAAGTGAGTAATGCCCTTGCTGCAACTGCTATCTGTCTCTCTCTTGGGCTGTCGCTCGAAGAGGTATTGAGTGGTCTAAAACTGGTAGAGCCCGTTAAAGGCAGAATGTTACCCCATGAGCTGGGTCGAGTACGAATTATTGATGATAGCTATAATGCAAACCCCGCGTCAGTGGGAGCAGCTATTGACTGGCTTCAAGAAATTGATGGATTTCGCTGTTTAGTACTGGGCGATTTGGGAGAATTAGGTGACAATGCGTCCCTTTTGCATTCTGAGCTAGGCGAATATGCAAAAAAACAGGGGATAGATGCCCTTTTCACCTTAGGTGAGCTAAGTGAAAATACGGCCGCCGCTTTCGGTGGACAGCATCAGCAAGAGTTAGCGCCACTAGTGCTTTGTTTAATTAATACCATCAACCAGTTACAAGGTGATGTAACTGTGTTGGTCAAAGGTTCACGCAGTGCCGGAATGGAACGTGTCGTTGAGGCCTTAAAAATTGCCCATGGGCAAGGGGAGTTTGTTTAA